Part of the Gilliamella sp. wkB7 genome is shown below.
GCACCTTGTTCACCGCCATATTTGATAAAATCATCAAAAGCAATGGTCTGTGCTCGAATAAAGCCTTTTTCAAAGTCGGTATGAATTTTACCTGCTGCTTGTGGGGCAGTATCTCCAACCGAAATTGTCCATGCGCGAACTTCTTTAACACCTGCGGTAAAATATGTTTGTAAATTAAGTAAACTGTAACCAGCACGAATAACGCGATTTAAACCAGGTTCAGTTAATCCTAGATCTTGCATGAACTCATCACGATCAGCATCATCTAGTTCAGCAAGTTCTGCTTCAATGGCTGCACATACAGGAACAACAACAGATTTTTCTTGAGCGGCGATAGCTTTTACTTTTTCTAAATAAGGATTATTTTCAAACCCATCTTCATTAACATTAGCAATATACATGGTTGGTTTTAATGTTAAAAAGCTTAAGTATTTAACCGCATCAAGCTCTTCTTTACTTAAATCCAATAGCAATAGCTTTTTACCTTGTTCTAAATGTGGTAAGCATTTTTCAAGAATTTCTAGTTCAAATTTAGCATCTTTATCGCCACCTTTAGCACGTTTTTGTAAACGTGTCATTGCTCTTTCACAAGCTTCTAGATCGGCTAACGCAAGTTCAGTATTAATAATTTCAATATCTTCAGCTGGGTCAATTTTGCCTGCAACATGAATGATATTTTCATTTTCAAAACAACGAACAACATGACCAATGGCTTCAGTTTCACGAATGTTAGCTAAAAATTGATTACCTAAACCTTCACCTTTTGAGGCACCTTTTACTAAACCAGCAATATCAACAAATTCCATAGTAGTAGGTAAAGTGCGCTGAGGTTTGACAATTTTAGCCAGCTCATCTAAACGTGGATCGGGCATTGGTACTACACCAGTATTTGGTTCGATAGTACAAAATGGAAAGTTAGCTGCTTCAATGCCTGCTTTGGTTAGTGCGTTAAAAAGAGTTGACTTGCCAACATTTGGTAGTCCGACGATACCACATTTAAATCCCATACTGTTTGTTACCTTTTTATCAATAAATGTCTTAAATATAAGAGGTAATTATATACTAAATCATGCTATTTATGCCAATGTTCTTATTGACGTGCTGCTAATAGATCTATATCAAATGTTGATATCGGTTTTAACTTGTTACTTTGCTTGAATTTATTAAAAGTGACAAGTAGCGCATGACTTGTTAGTTTATTCTTCCAAATTTAAACCAATTTGATAGAGTTGATTCTTTTTAAGTCCATAAATTTCAGCAGTAATCGCAGCTGCTTTTTTTAATGGTAGCTCTTTTTGTAATAATTTAAGAGTATTTATGGCTTTTGGATCAATATCCTTGTTACTTTCTGTATACCCAGCCACAATTAAGACAAATTCACCTTTTTGACGAGATGCATCTTGATTTAACCAGTCTATAAGTTCATTGACTGGAAAGCTAACAATGGTTTCCCATGTTTTAGTAAGTTCTTTAGCCAAAACGATTTGCTTATCGGCACCAAAAATAGTTTGCATATCCTTAAGTGTCTCTAATAAGCGATGCGTTGATTCATAAAAAATCATGGTGCGAGGCTCAGTAATTAATGAGACTAAACTATCTTGCCGTGCTTTGCTTTTAGCGGGTAAAAATCCTTCATAAATAAATTTGTCGGATGGTAATCCAGCTACTGATAAGGCTGCAATGGCGGCACAAGCTCCTGGAATCGGAACTACTTTTATATCATTTTCACGGCAAGCTTTTACTAAATGGTAGCCAGGATCATTGATTAATGGCGTTCCGGCATCTGAAACCAAGGCAATAGAGATACCTGATTGGAGTTTTTCAATCAGAACGTGTGCTTTTTCTTGTTCATTATGATCATGCAAGGAAAAAAGCTTAGCTTTAATACCCAAATGCTGTAATAATAAACCGCTATGCCTTGTATCTTCAGCAGCTATCAAATCAACACGTTTAAGTGTGTTAATTGCTCTAAGGGTAATATCATCTAAATTTCCAATGGGTGTTGCAACAATATATAGAGTCATTAATTTGAGTCACATTAAAATTTCACAGAAAATAGAATAAATCTACTGTACGAGAAAGCATTTTATTGTATATACTCACCACTTTCAAAAATAAATTCTATTTTCCGCTATTTATTATAATAGTTATAATAAATAAACATATTGCTCATTAGATGTTGACTATTTGTTGTGCAATCTATTAATAATCGAAAAACAGAGGGTATATTTGTGCGAATTTAGTAGAAATTCGGTGGATTGTAATTGATTTAAATTGTATCCTTAACTATTTTATTATAGCTAGCATAATAAGGAACCGATATAATAGCTTTTTATATCAGAAACGATAGAATATGCTCTTAAAACAATATTAACGAATGAAAGGTGTTGCTTTGAAAAAGATTCTTACGCTAACTTGTTTAAGCTTGGTCATTACTGCCTGTACTCAATCCAATCCTGCCCAAATTGAAGATATTTCGGATTTTTCTGGTGGTTCATCAAAAACAGGTTACTCTAAACCTCCTGTTAATATTTCTACTGGAAGTGGTATTACTCCATCTTCAGTACCATCAAATACCAATTCAACACAGGTACCTAAACCAGTAACGACGTCAAGTTCAAATAATGGTGATGCAAACAATAAGACAAACAGTAATGTAAACAGCAATAACGGTGTTATTATTACTAACGATCGTGTTTCATATAACCGTAATTATGACGAAATTCCTAAGGGAGGGTATCAAGGAGATACTTATACTGTAAGCCGAGGCGACACATTATATTATATAGCTTGGGTAACGGGTAATGATTATCGCTCTTTAGCGGCTAAAAATAATATTAAGAAACCTTACTCTGTTTCAGTTGGCCAAGTATTAGATGTAAGTGGGGGAACTACAGTTGTTACACAACAAGTAACGAGCAATCAAACAACTCAACAAGTGGTGGTTACCAATCCAACATCTAAAGTAACGGATACTAAAACAGCACCTACACCTACAACTACAACTTCTACACCAGTACCTACACCTGTTTTAACTACGACCACTACAACAACTACTACATCAGGAAAAAATCAGACATCGAGTGTTGTTCAGACAACTCAAACGGTAACCGATTCTGTTAGCAATACTACAAATAATGGAAAAACAAATTTGTCAGATACTGGAACATCCGCTACTAAGGTTGCAAATATTACATGGCAGTGGCCAGCAAAAGGCAAAATTATTGAAAAATTTTCTAATGCTAGTAAAGGTATTGATATCGCTGGTGGATTAGGTAATAAAGTGATGGCTGCCGCAGATGGTCGCGTGGTTTATTCAGGTAATGCTTTACCTGGTTATGGGAATTTAATTATTATAAAACATAATGATGATTACTTAACTGCATATGCACATAACCAGTCGATTTTAGTAAAAGAGCAACAAGCAGTTCGAGCAGGAGAACAGATTGCAACTATGGGAGCGACAGGTACCTCTTCAGTAAGATTGCATTTTGAAATTCGTTATAAAGCAAAATCCGTTGATCCATTAAAATATCTTTCAAAAAATTAGTATTTATTAACTGCGAAACAGTTAATGTATGGGATTTACGAGTATTATAAAGATTATTTAATTTAAACAGTTTTATTCTACGTAACAAAGGAGTTAGACTCATGGCAGTAAAAAAATTAGTTCTTATTCGACATGGAGAAAGTGTTTGGAATCAAGAAAACCGTTTTTGTGGTTGGACTGATGTTGATTTATCTGACAAAGGTAATAAAGAAGCAGCCGAAGCAGGTAAACTACTTAAACAAGAAGGTTTCCAATTTGATTACGCTTATACTTCTGTATTAAAACGTGCAATTCATACTTTATGGCATGTTCTTGACGAAGTTGATCAAGCTTGGTTACCTGTTGAAAAATGTTGGAAACTAAATGAACGTCACTATGGTGCGCTGCAAGGTCTAAATAAAGCTGAAACTGCGGCTAAATATGGTGATGAGCAAGTAAAATTATGGCGCCGTGGTTTCGCAATTACGCCTCCAGCACTTGAAAAATCAGATGAACGTTTTCCTGGTCATGATTCACGTTACAGCAATTTACCTGAATCAGAATTACCATTAACAGAAAGTCTAGCGTTAACCATTAAACGTGTACTTCCTTATTGGGAATCAACAATTGCGCCACGTGTTGCTAAAGGTGAACGTGTAATTATCGCTGCTCATGGTAACTCTCTTCGTGCTTTAGTTAAGCATTTAGACAACATCAGTGACGATGATATTATCGAACTAAACATCCCAACTGGTGTGCCATTAGTGTATGAGTTTGATGACAACATGAAAGTTATCAAACATTATTACTTAGGTAATGCTGATGAGATCGCGGCAAAACAAGCAGCGGTTGCTAATCAAGGTAAAGCGAAATAATTAATCTTTAAGCTTTGAAAAAGGTAAGTTATGTAACTTACCTTTTTACTATCTGAACTATCTCTTTTATCCATTAATTTTATTTCTGAGAGTCTTATTTTGTCGAAAATTTACTATATTTATGCCGTAATGAACGCAGGTAAATCAACCGAGTTACTACAAATTGACCACAATTATTTAAGTAATAATATGCAAACTTTACTGCTTAAATCTTCGGTCGATACCCGTGATTCGGCGGTTGAAATTGTCTCACGTTTAGGATTGCGAAAAAAAGCATTACAGCTTGATGATAATAGTGTTGATGAAATCATTGAATTGATTAAGAAAAATAATTACGCTTGTGTATTAATCGATGAAAGCCAATTTTTATCGCAAAGCACTATCTGGAAGCTGTCTGATGTGTGTGATGAATATGGTGTACCGATGATGTTTTTTGGTTTAAAAACGGATTATATGGGACATTTATTTGAAGGTTCAAAAACATTATTAGAAATTGCCGATAACTTTAGAGAACTAAAAACAGTTTGCTGGTGTGGAAAAAAAGCAACCATGAATTTATTAGAAGGAAAAGATGGGCAAATTGTTAAATATGGTAATTCAATTCATTTAGGAGATAGTGAGTTCCATTCAGTTTGTCGCAAACATTGGAAAGCGGGACAAATTAGACCTAAACAATAATCTTCTTAATATTTCACACTTATTCAATCTAATGATATTGCTATATTTATTATTTGGTTTTGTAAAAGTGTGAATAACCTCTCATTTTAATAATTTTTCTTTGTCGATTTTTGGTTATTTATGTCATATTGACTGAAACGATTCAGTGTTGTTTTATTAATCATGAGAGGAATTACCATGAAAGTTCAATTAGTTTCATTAGCTACAATACTTAGTTTGGCTAGTTATAGTGCCGATGCAAAAGAATTTATACTAACAGATGTTGAAAAAGGTCTTGCTAAAGGTAACTGGTCAATTACGAGTAAAGATTTAGGTGTAAAAGAACATGAATTCACTATCAAAAATACGGTTCTTAAAGGTGGTAAACAGGATGGTGCGGAACTTTTAACTATAGCTAGTGATAATCTTACAATTAAATTAAGTCCTACAAGAGGACTCGGTATTTTATCTGTTGATGGCGATGGCATCCGTCTGGGATGGGACTCTCCTGTAGATGAAGTTGTCAACCCTAAATACATTAATTTAGAAAGTCGCGGCGGATTGGGTTGGTTAGATGGTTTTAATGAGTTGATGGTCCGTTGTGGTTTTGAATGGACAGGTCATGCGGTACAAGCCGATGGCATGATATATACGCTTCATGGTCGAGCACAAAATACCCCTGTATCAAAATTGATCGTTAATGTATTAGATAAAGCACCTTATACCATAACAGTGAAAGGATTAATTAAAGAAAATACTTTCAAGAAAAGCAATCTAGAAACTTGGGTATCGCTTAGCTACGTACCAGGTAGTAAAGATTTCATTGTTCATGATGTCGTAACCAATAAAGGTGATTATACTCGTGATTACCAAATTATTTATCACAGCAATTATGGTACGCCGATTCTAGAAGAGGGTGCTCGATTTGTTGCACCAGTTAAAGAAATTTCACCATTTAATGATTATGCTAAAAAAGGCTTAAAAACATGGCAAACGTATTTAGGTCCAACTAAAAACTTTGATGAAATGGTCTTTAATATTTATCCTTATGCCGATGATCAAGGACAGACTCAAGTGATGGTTACTAACCAAGCAGGTGACAAAGGGGCGGGTATCTCATTTAATACAAGTCAATTACCTGTTTTTACTTTATGGAAAAATACCGATACTCTTAAACAAGGCTATGTAACAGGTTTAGAGCCTG
Proteins encoded:
- the ychF gene encoding redox-regulated ATPase YchF, giving the protein MGFKCGIVGLPNVGKSTLFNALTKAGIEAANFPFCTIEPNTGVVPMPDPRLDELAKIVKPQRTLPTTMEFVDIAGLVKGASKGEGLGNQFLANIRETEAIGHVVRCFENENIIHVAGKIDPAEDIEIINTELALADLEACERAMTRLQKRAKGGDKDAKFELEILEKCLPHLEQGKKLLLLDLSKEELDAVKYLSFLTLKPTMYIANVNEDGFENNPYLEKVKAIAAQEKSVVVPVCAAIEAELAELDDADRDEFMQDLGLTEPGLNRVIRAGYSLLNLQTYFTAGVKEVRAWTISVGDTAPQAAGKIHTDFEKGFIRAQTIAFDDFIKYGGEQGAKEAGKMRSEGKDYIVQDGDIMNFLFNV
- the rsmI gene encoding 16S rRNA (cytidine(1402)-2'-O)-methyltransferase, translating into MTLYIVATPIGNLDDITLRAINTLKRVDLIAAEDTRHSGLLLQHLGIKAKLFSLHDHNEQEKAHVLIEKLQSGISIALVSDAGTPLINDPGYHLVKACRENDIKVVPIPGACAAIAALSVAGLPSDKFIYEGFLPAKSKARQDSLVSLITEPRTMIFYESTHRLLETLKDMQTIFGADKQIVLAKELTKTWETIVSFPVNELIDWLNQDASRQKGEFVLIVAGYTESNKDIDPKAINTLKLLQKELPLKKAAAITAEIYGLKKNQLYQIGLNLEE
- the nlpD gene encoding murein hydrolase activator NlpD, giving the protein MKKILTLTCLSLVITACTQSNPAQIEDISDFSGGSSKTGYSKPPVNISTGSGITPSSVPSNTNSTQVPKPVTTSSSNNGDANNKTNSNVNSNNGVIITNDRVSYNRNYDEIPKGGYQGDTYTVSRGDTLYYIAWVTGNDYRSLAAKNNIKKPYSVSVGQVLDVSGGTTVVTQQVTSNQTTQQVVVTNPTSKVTDTKTAPTPTTTTSTPVPTPVLTTTTTTTTTSGKNQTSSVVQTTQTVTDSVSNTTNNGKTNLSDTGTSATKVANITWQWPAKGKIIEKFSNASKGIDIAGGLGNKVMAAADGRVVYSGNALPGYGNLIIIKHNDDYLTAYAHNQSILVKEQQAVRAGEQIATMGATGTSSVRLHFEIRYKAKSVDPLKYLSKN
- the gpmA gene encoding 2,3-diphosphoglycerate-dependent phosphoglycerate mutase → MAVKKLVLIRHGESVWNQENRFCGWTDVDLSDKGNKEAAEAGKLLKQEGFQFDYAYTSVLKRAIHTLWHVLDEVDQAWLPVEKCWKLNERHYGALQGLNKAETAAKYGDEQVKLWRRGFAITPPALEKSDERFPGHDSRYSNLPESELPLTESLALTIKRVLPYWESTIAPRVAKGERVIIAAHGNSLRALVKHLDNISDDDIIELNIPTGVPLVYEFDDNMKVIKHYYLGNADEIAAKQAAVANQGKAK
- a CDS encoding thymidine kinase, yielding MSKIYYIYAVMNAGKSTELLQIDHNYLSNNMQTLLLKSSVDTRDSAVEIVSRLGLRKKALQLDDNSVDEIIELIKKNNYACVLIDESQFLSQSTIWKLSDVCDEYGVPMMFFGLKTDYMGHLFEGSKTLLEIADNFRELKTVCWCGKKATMNLLEGKDGQIVKYGNSIHLGDSEFHSVCRKHWKAGQIRPKQ
- a CDS encoding aldose 1-epimerase family protein translates to MKVQLVSLATILSLASYSADAKEFILTDVEKGLAKGNWSITSKDLGVKEHEFTIKNTVLKGGKQDGAELLTIASDNLTIKLSPTRGLGILSVDGDGIRLGWDSPVDEVVNPKYINLESRGGLGWLDGFNELMVRCGFEWTGHAVQADGMIYTLHGRAQNTPVSKLIVNVLDKAPYTITVKGLIKENTFKKSNLETWVSLSYVPGSKDFIVHDVVTNKGDYTRDYQIIYHSNYGTPILEEGARFVAPVKEISPFNDYAKKGLKTWQTYLGPTKNFDEMVFNIYPYADDQGQTQVMVTNQAGDKGAGISFNTSQLPVFTLWKNTDTLKQGYVTGLEPGTSFAYPVTIEREQKRVRQLEPGQSTEFTLVYSLLSGKKAVEQYEAQIKSIQGNQETKVVERPMAKE